The Acidicapsa acidisoli genome contains a region encoding:
- a CDS encoding BON domain-containing protein: protein MIPTRITGRITLAGLVMGALLSLPQASFAAPLSASGTPGATASMEDENSAAAAVTAKLDKKQFQNVKATVDNGIATLTGTVEMYEYKADAAKRAQKVKGIAAVRNQIEVSGPSVPDDQLKAKLVEKLQYDRVGYGNAFNAISVDVQNGVVTLAGHARTYVDRDSAMALVSMYPGVKDVNEEIQVDPVSQMDDRIRMEVARSVYGFPSLNKYAIDPAKPIRISVQNGNVELYGVVDTKADKDVAYLRANSVPGVFGVKNYLQVANETPEDNANNKVKQN, encoded by the coding sequence ATGATTCCCACTCGCATTACCGGCAGGATCACTCTCGCCGGACTCGTCATGGGGGCCCTCCTCAGCCTTCCGCAGGCTTCTTTTGCCGCTCCTTTATCCGCTTCTGGGACGCCTGGAGCGACGGCAAGCATGGAAGATGAGAACTCGGCCGCCGCAGCCGTAACCGCCAAACTCGACAAGAAACAGTTTCAAAACGTCAAAGCCACCGTAGACAACGGCATCGCCACACTGACCGGCACGGTCGAGATGTATGAATACAAGGCCGATGCGGCCAAGCGCGCCCAGAAAGTGAAGGGAATCGCAGCGGTGCGCAACCAGATCGAGGTTTCGGGACCATCCGTTCCCGACGACCAGCTCAAGGCCAAACTTGTCGAGAAGCTGCAATATGATCGCGTCGGCTATGGCAACGCCTTCAACGCCATATCGGTCGACGTTCAGAACGGCGTGGTGACTCTTGCCGGTCATGCCAGGACTTATGTTGACAGAGATTCCGCGATGGCGCTGGTCAGCATGTACCCCGGCGTCAAGGACGTGAATGAGGAGATCCAGGTCGACCCAGTTTCGCAGATGGACGATCGCATTCGGATGGAAGTGGCGCGGTCTGTCTATGGTTTTCCGAGCCTGAACAAATACGCGATCGACCCGGCGAAGCCGATTCGGATCTCGGTGCAGAACGGCAATGTCGAATTGTACGGAGTTGTCGATACGAAGGCTGACAAGGATGTCGCGTATCTGCGCGCCAACAGCGTTCCAGGGGTCTTCGGCGTGAAGAACTATCTGCAGGTCGCCAACGAGACTCCGGAAGACAACGCAAACAACAAGGTCAAGCAGAACTAA
- a CDS encoding VOC family protein gives MTESVMIQTRKVPEGYHSVQPYLMFVNTREAMAFFAKVFGAKEKLCMQSPEGRVHHAEIAIGDSVVMMADENPAIEAFAASHYGGSPVSVMVYVDDCDTTYAKALEAGATSLREPADQPYGDRMAGILDPFGYKWWVAHSLANNAQRGTEEGQ, from the coding sequence ATGACCGAGAGTGTTATGATCCAGACCCGTAAGGTTCCCGAGGGCTATCACAGCGTGCAGCCCTACCTGATGTTTGTCAACACGCGCGAAGCTATGGCCTTCTTCGCCAAGGTCTTCGGGGCGAAGGAAAAACTCTGCATGCAATCGCCTGAGGGGCGTGTTCATCACGCGGAGATCGCGATCGGCGATTCCGTCGTGATGATGGCGGATGAGAACCCGGCGATCGAAGCCTTTGCAGCGTCACACTACGGAGGGTCGCCGGTCAGCGTGATGGTCTACGTCGACGACTGCGACACGACCTACGCCAAGGCGCTCGAAGCAGGAGCAACCAGTCTTCGCGAGCCCGCCGATCAGCCCTATGGCGACCGCATGGCCGGCATTCTTGACCCCTTTGGCTACAAGTGGTGGGTCGCTCATTCACTCGCAAACAACGCCCAGCGCGGCACGGAGGAAGGCCAATGA
- a CDS encoding ABC transporter ATP-binding protein: MRTPTQKTPASAPASGTSAGPTLLLRGLRKVYADVVAVDSLDLEVARGECFGLLGPNGAGKTTTIEICEGLTTPDAGTVELLGLGWSANANELRQRIGIQLQETQFPDKLTVEETLRLFRSFYKRGISVDESIKTAQLEEKRKSRVGGLSGGQKQRLAMACALVGDPELLFLDEPTTGLDPQARRHLWDLVDNLKRAGRTIILTTHYMDEAERLCDRVAIMDHGKIIALGTPQQLIASIGGEHIVEFALSADLTPDIAPLLAIAGIQSHRVDAGRHQLSVSELHVAVPRIFAALNDQGLHLSEFRTHSATLEDVFVGLTGRNLRDE, from the coding sequence ATGAGGACCCCTACGCAGAAGACGCCAGCCAGCGCTCCGGCCTCCGGCACATCGGCAGGGCCGACGCTGCTGCTGCGCGGGCTGCGCAAGGTCTATGCCGATGTGGTCGCGGTCGATAGCCTCGACCTTGAGGTTGCGCGCGGCGAGTGCTTTGGCCTGCTCGGACCCAACGGCGCGGGCAAGACCACGACCATCGAGATCTGCGAAGGTCTGACCACGCCCGATGCCGGCACTGTGGAATTGCTTGGCCTAGGCTGGAGCGCGAACGCCAACGAGTTGCGTCAGCGCATCGGCATCCAGCTTCAGGAGACGCAGTTCCCCGACAAGCTCACGGTTGAGGAGACGTTGCGCCTGTTTCGCAGCTTCTACAAGCGCGGCATCTCGGTCGACGAATCGATCAAGACCGCGCAACTGGAAGAGAAACGAAAATCGCGAGTCGGTGGACTTTCCGGCGGGCAGAAGCAGCGCCTGGCCATGGCCTGCGCTCTGGTAGGCGACCCGGAGCTGCTGTTTCTCGATGAGCCGACCACGGGTCTCGATCCGCAGGCCCGGCGGCATCTATGGGATCTGGTCGACAACCTGAAGCGGGCCGGGCGCACGATCATCCTCACAACACACTATATGGATGAAGCCGAACGGCTCTGCGACCGCGTGGCCATCATGGACCATGGCAAGATCATCGCGCTCGGCACCCCGCAACAACTCATCGCTTCGATTGGCGGCGAGCATATCGTTGAATTTGCATTGAGCGCTGACCTGACGCCGGATATCGCGCCTCTGCTGGCGATCGCAGGCATCCAGTCTCACCGCGTCGATGCCGGACGTCACCAGCTCTCCGTTTCTGAGCTGCATGTCGCCGTGCCGCGCATCTTTGCCGCGCTCAACGACCAGGGGCTGCACCTGAGCGAATTCCGCACCCACTCGGCTACGCTCGAAGATGTTTTTGTCGGATTGACAGGGAGGAATCTACGCGATGAGTAG
- a CDS encoding MmcQ/YjbR family DNA-binding protein, with the protein MTADEFRELALNLKDATESAHMKHPDFRAHGRIFATLGYPDSSFGMVKLSPQDQRHFVDLHPQAFVPVRGAWGLQGCTSVRLGAVKPDALAQALDLAWQRSAEAPPVKKAKKKVAQRTA; encoded by the coding sequence ATGACTGCCGACGAATTCCGCGAACTAGCCCTCAATCTCAAGGACGCGACCGAGTCCGCGCACATGAAACATCCGGACTTCCGCGCACATGGCCGCATCTTCGCCACGCTTGGCTATCCTGACAGCTCATTTGGCATGGTCAAGCTCTCACCGCAGGATCAAAGACATTTCGTCGATCTGCATCCTCAGGCGTTTGTGCCAGTCAGAGGCGCGTGGGGATTGCAGGGCTGCACCAGTGTTCGTCTTGGGGCGGTCAAGCCGGACGCACTGGCGCAGGCGCTCGATCTTGCCTGGCAGCGGAGCGCCGAGGCTCCTCCGGTCAAAAAGGCGAAGAAAAAAGTTGCCCAACGCACGGCATGA
- a CDS encoding ABC transporter permease encodes MSSFENSSLFQLTMTRFRLFLREPEAIFWIFVFPVLLAVGLGIAFRNRPADVLQVGATTAQLTQSLAADKGLAATTMDEAEGTHALATGNILLLAIKTPDGVTYKYDDTNPDARTARLLADRAIQTAAGRKEALPSGNQLIHETGARYIDFVVPGLLGMNLMGSAIWGLGFAIVEARQKKLLKRLVASPMPRWQYLASYILSRLIMLVIEVVAFLGFARLVFGVPLRGSLLELGILCVLTSLAFSALGLLVASRAKTMEAASGLMNLVMLPMWILSGVFFSASRFPAIIQPFVQALPLTAAIVALRGNMLQGMHLGQLVTPVAILLAWLIAPFAVALKIFRWR; translated from the coding sequence ATGAGTAGTTTTGAAAACAGCTCCCTGTTTCAACTGACGATGACGCGCTTCCGGCTCTTTCTGCGCGAGCCGGAGGCTATCTTCTGGATCTTCGTCTTTCCCGTTCTGCTAGCCGTTGGCCTCGGCATCGCCTTCCGCAACCGTCCGGCGGATGTGCTGCAGGTGGGCGCGACGACCGCGCAGCTCACGCAATCGCTCGCCGCCGACAAGGGCCTTGCCGCAACGACGATGGACGAGGCTGAGGGCACGCACGCGCTCGCAACCGGAAACATTCTGCTGCTGGCAATCAAGACACCGGATGGCGTCACCTACAAGTACGACGATACGAATCCTGATGCGCGAACGGCGCGGCTGCTTGCTGACCGGGCAATTCAGACGGCAGCAGGCCGCAAGGAAGCTCTGCCTTCCGGCAACCAGCTTATCCATGAGACAGGCGCGCGTTACATCGATTTCGTTGTTCCCGGCCTCTTGGGGATGAATCTGATGGGCTCGGCGATCTGGGGCCTCGGCTTTGCCATTGTCGAAGCGCGCCAGAAGAAGCTCCTAAAACGACTGGTGGCCTCGCCGATGCCTCGCTGGCAATACCTCGCCTCTTATATCTTGTCGCGTTTGATCATGCTGGTGATCGAGGTCGTGGCTTTTCTGGGCTTTGCCCGGCTGGTCTTCGGGGTGCCTTTGCGCGGCTCGCTTCTGGAGCTGGGCATACTCTGCGTGCTCACTTCCCTCGCCTTTTCCGCATTGGGCCTGCTTGTCGCGTCACGCGCGAAGACCATGGAAGCCGCATCGGGTTTGATGAACCTGGTGATGCTTCCCATGTGGATTCTCTCCGGAGTTTTCTTTTCGGCGAGCCGCTTTCCGGCGATCATTCAGCCATTCGTGCAAGCTTTGCCGTTGACCGCTGCCATCGTCGCGCTGCGCGGCAACATGCTGCAGGGGATGCACCTAGGCCAACTTGTCACCCCGGTTGCAATTCTGCTGGCCTGGCTAATCGCGCCATTCGCCGTCGCGCTGAAGATCTTCCGCTGGAGATAG
- a CDS encoding translocation/assembly module TamB domain-containing protein has protein sequence MTTSNVPGAPETGEVIEPEATPSSTHPPTRRKWRWKRHLGISFGVVVLILVGLVIGLYYWASSAAFEDTVRHRVIAQLTDATGGRVEMGAFHWDLLHLRVEADGITIHGLEGANEAPYAHVDRLRFQIAILDLFTSTFSPRIILREAEILRPEFHLIVYSDGSTNQPHPRRTRKSTKPAMDTLFDAQIGQLAVEQGTLHIADLVVPLDLQARDANLQLSWVPDSGAAIGPTNTRAAKPNPAGSYRVLLSLGDLGFAQGNFTPPKSRLDASLTLFHDSVQLDSLRLAALDQTLSLKGTLTDFAHPAWQGQASGQVDLRVLAPYTGFFFVREGVVTLNASASGRGAQFGVTGDLASSSVHYRDPVVDAQSTLTARFRADAKQLVISDIRTRLVQGGEVDGEFQFENWLDFTPTPAAQLALRRAHKSWPVPTGMVRANLNGVSLDTILTMLAAPPYRHLGLDTVVSGPATAQWTGLAQDLAIGGQLALAPSGTTIPGEAPVQGFVDGTFHADAGSINVRAMDVKLPHSRVQGEGSLGVFPITRASEMELVFQSTDLSEFDSILRTLELKQGNRVGSAALPVALKGEAQFRGQFNSSWLTPRVEGHLTASNIGIEIPSANTDPNAALSFLDWDSIDVDGLYTPASIVIHHGLLRRGAASLTVQGHLDADDPEYKIGDTEPEFDARSVLSLKADAEQFPLSELLPLAGISAPIAGKLSASVSLQGQLGTDAGSNGLSGTGNVDLDKLTVYGESIDHIHAVGSVGGQQLKITSLTARQSSGKNGGQFTATGSYDLAHKSFKVDARGSAIDLASISEVKSAGVTIAGRVGFTAIGDGAIADPHFVAHATVSNVSVAGEPVADLHLSATAAQRALRYDLNSHQSTGDFTAHGETSLKTDYLTQASLQFSKFDIGALLKLLHITGINGQSNLEGTANISGPLAHPEKLRGEAKLNDLAVVVEGVHLASKGAAHATLMEGVARLDPLEITGEDTDLKLHGSVAITGKRELDLQADGSVNMRLAETLDPDLIASGATNFQLQAHGSMTDPILQGRVEFKNASLALQDFPNGLSQIQGTLEFNQNRLEVRSLTAMSGGGQLSVAGYLGFQHGLYADLSATGKAIRLRYPQGVSSLADANLRLQGPQNNLLLNGTVMVTRFAINSDLDIAALTAQTGAAQPIVSPDAPSNHLRLDVHLTSAPQLNFQNAYAKLAGDVDLHLRGTLASPSLLGRISLTEGSTTISGTKYELQRGDINFSNPVRIQPIIDVDATARVEDYDITIGLHGSSDKPRLSYRSEPPLPEADIIALLALGHTQDEGTTYSGQTQQQAGDNPMTDALLGGALNATVSNRVQRLFGTGAIKVDPNFIGTLGNSTARVTVVEQIGNNLTFTYASNVNTTTQQLIQAEIAINRHVSLVLTQDESGIFSMVVKIRRRFK, from the coding sequence GTGACAACTTCCAATGTTCCGGGCGCTCCTGAAACAGGCGAAGTGATCGAACCCGAGGCGACGCCGTCTTCCACCCATCCGCCGACTCGTCGCAAATGGCGATGGAAGCGGCATCTTGGGATTTCCTTCGGAGTGGTTGTCCTGATCCTGGTCGGACTCGTGATCGGGCTGTATTACTGGGCCAGCTCAGCCGCCTTTGAAGACACGGTGCGCCATCGCGTGATCGCGCAACTCACGGACGCCACCGGCGGCAGGGTAGAGATGGGCGCCTTCCATTGGGACCTGCTCCATCTGCGCGTTGAGGCGGATGGCATCACGATTCATGGCCTCGAAGGCGCCAATGAAGCGCCTTACGCGCATGTCGACCGGCTCCGTTTTCAAATTGCGATCCTTGACCTGTTCACCTCCACCTTTTCGCCGCGCATCATCCTGCGCGAAGCGGAGATCCTGCGGCCGGAGTTTCATCTGATCGTCTATTCGGACGGATCGACGAATCAGCCGCATCCGCGCCGAACGCGCAAGTCCACCAAACCGGCGATGGACACGCTCTTCGATGCACAGATCGGCCAGCTTGCCGTGGAACAGGGAACGCTGCATATCGCCGACCTCGTTGTTCCGTTGGATCTGCAGGCTCGCGACGCAAATTTGCAGCTAAGCTGGGTTCCAGACAGCGGCGCGGCGATTGGCCCGACCAACACCAGAGCGGCGAAGCCGAACCCGGCAGGGAGCTACCGCGTTCTGCTCAGCCTCGGCGATCTGGGCTTCGCGCAAGGGAATTTCACGCCGCCGAAGAGCCGGCTCGATGCTTCGCTCACGCTCTTTCACGACAGCGTGCAACTGGACAGTCTGCGCCTGGCAGCTCTGGATCAGACACTATCGCTGAAAGGGACGCTGACTGATTTCGCTCATCCCGCCTGGCAGGGGCAGGCGAGCGGCCAGGTGGACTTGCGCGTCCTGGCGCCTTACACCGGCTTCTTCTTCGTGCGAGAGGGGGTCGTTACCCTTAACGCTTCCGCTTCCGGACGAGGCGCGCAGTTTGGTGTAACAGGCGATCTTGCATCGAGTTCCGTTCACTACCGTGATCCCGTTGTCGATGCGCAGAGCACCCTTACCGCTCGCTTCCGTGCGGATGCGAAGCAGTTGGTTATCTCGGATATCCGGACCCGTCTGGTGCAGGGTGGGGAAGTCGATGGGGAATTTCAGTTCGAAAACTGGCTCGACTTCACGCCGACTCCTGCCGCACAGCTAGCCTTGCGGCGTGCTCACAAATCATGGCCCGTGCCGACAGGCATGGTCCGCGCCAATCTCAACGGCGTGTCATTGGACACCATCCTGACCATGCTTGCCGCTCCGCCGTATCGACATCTTGGTCTCGACACCGTGGTTTCCGGTCCAGCGACCGCGCAATGGACCGGTTTGGCGCAGGATCTTGCCATCGGCGGTCAGTTGGCGCTTGCGCCTTCCGGCACGACGATCCCAGGAGAAGCTCCGGTGCAGGGCTTTGTCGACGGAACATTCCATGCGGATGCCGGATCGATCAATGTCCGCGCGATGGATGTGAAGCTGCCGCACAGCCGTGTTCAGGGCGAAGGCTCACTCGGTGTCTTCCCGATTACTCGCGCGTCCGAGATGGAACTCGTCTTCCAATCGACGGATCTTTCGGAGTTCGACAGCATATTGCGCACTTTGGAGCTGAAGCAGGGTAACCGAGTCGGTTCCGCGGCGCTCCCCGTGGCTCTCAAAGGCGAAGCGCAATTTCGCGGCCAGTTCAACAGCTCCTGGCTGACTCCGCGGGTGGAGGGCCATCTGACGGCGAGCAACATCGGTATCGAGATTCCCTCTGCCAATACCGACCCCAATGCAGCTCTGAGCTTTCTGGACTGGGACTCCATCGATGTGGATGGGTTGTACACCCCGGCAAGCATCGTCATCCACCACGGCCTGCTTCGGCGCGGTGCGGCCAGCCTGACCGTGCAAGGCCACCTCGACGCGGATGACCCCGAATACAAGATCGGCGATACGGAGCCCGAGTTTGATGCGCGCTCGGTGCTGAGCTTGAAGGCGGATGCGGAGCAGTTTCCTCTCAGCGAACTGCTTCCTCTTGCCGGAATCTCCGCCCCGATCGCCGGAAAACTCAGCGCCTCCGTTAGTCTTCAGGGGCAATTGGGCACGGATGCAGGCTCGAACGGACTCTCCGGCACCGGCAATGTCGATCTGGACAAGCTCACGGTGTACGGCGAATCCATCGACCACATCCACGCCGTAGGCTCAGTTGGTGGCCAGCAGTTGAAGATCACCAGCCTGACAGCCCGGCAATCCTCGGGAAAAAATGGCGGACAATTTACCGCGACCGGCAGTTATGACCTTGCCCATAAGAGCTTCAAGGTGGATGCTCGCGGTTCGGCGATCGATCTGGCCAGCATCTCCGAGGTGAAGAGCGCAGGCGTGACCATCGCGGGCCGGGTGGGCTTCACAGCCATCGGCGACGGAGCCATAGCCGACCCGCATTTCGTCGCCCACGCGACTGTAAGCAATGTGAGCGTGGCCGGCGAACCCGTCGCTGATCTGCATCTCTCTGCCACAGCGGCTCAACGCGCGCTCCGATACGACCTCAACTCGCACCAGTCCACCGGCGATTTCACGGCGCATGGCGAAACCAGTCTGAAGACCGACTACCTGACCCAGGCCAGTCTGCAGTTTTCCAAGTTCGATATCGGCGCGTTGCTTAAACTGCTCCACATCACAGGCATCAACGGCCAATCGAACCTGGAAGGCACGGCCAATATCTCCGGGCCGCTGGCTCACCCGGAAAAGCTACGCGGCGAGGCGAAACTGAACGACCTTGCCGTGGTCGTCGAAGGGGTGCATCTGGCGAGCAAAGGCGCAGCCCACGCCACACTCATGGAAGGCGTCGCACGGCTTGATCCTCTGGAAATCACCGGCGAAGACACCGATTTGAAGCTGCATGGCTCGGTTGCGATCACAGGAAAACGGGAGCTCGATCTGCAGGCGGATGGCTCGGTGAACATGCGCCTCGCCGAGACGCTCGATCCGGACCTGATCGCGTCCGGCGCAACCAATTTTCAACTCCAGGCCCACGGATCAATGACCGATCCGATTCTGCAAGGCAGAGTCGAGTTCAAGAACGCTTCGCTCGCGCTTCAGGACTTCCCCAACGGGTTGAGCCAGATTCAGGGGACCCTGGAATTCAATCAGAACCGGCTCGAAGTGCGTTCTCTGACGGCGATGAGCGGCGGCGGCCAGCTCAGCGTTGCCGGATATCTCGGCTTCCAGCACGGTCTTTACGCGGACCTTTCCGCGACTGGGAAAGCCATCCGCCTGCGCTATCCGCAAGGTGTGAGTTCGCTGGCGGACGCCAATCTTCGCTTGCAGGGACCGCAGAACAATCTGCTGCTCAACGGAACCGTCATGGTGACGCGCTTCGCCATCAATTCCGACCTGGACATCGCTGCGTTGACCGCGCAGACCGGCGCGGCGCAGCCGATCGTTTCGCCCGATGCGCCGTCGAATCACCTGCGTCTCGACGTTCACCTCACCTCTGCGCCTCAACTCAACTTCCAGAACGCCTACGCAAAGCTGGCCGGCGACGTCGATCTGCACCTGCGCGGCACACTGGCCTCGCCCTCGCTGCTCGGGCGGATATCACTTACAGAAGGAAGCACCACGATCAGCGGGACCAAATATGAGTTGCAGCGCGGCGATATCAATTTCAGCAATCCGGTCCGCATCCAACCGATTATCGATGTGGATGCGACAGCCCGCGTCGAGGACTACGACATCACCATCGGCCTGCATGGCAGCTCCGATAAGCCGCGACTCAGCTATCGCTCGGAACCGCCGCTGCCCGAAGCCGACATCATTGCGCTGCTTGCCCTCGGGCACACGCAGGATGAGGGAACTACCTACAGCGGCCAGACGCAACAGCAGGCGGGCGACAATCCTATGACCGACGCGCTGCTCGGCGGGGCCCTGAATGCCACCGTATCCAACCGAGTGCAGCGTCTTTTCGGCACCGGAGCGATCAAAGTCGATCCCAACTTCATCGGGACGCTGGGCAACTCGACGGCTCGGGTAACGGTCGTGGAGCAGATCGGCAACAACCTGACCTTTACTTACGCCAGCAACGTAAACACCACCACCCAACAGCTCATCCAGGCGGAAATTGCCATCAATCGCCACGTCTCCCTCGTGCTGACGCAGGATGAATCCGGGATTTTCTCCATGGTGGTGAAGATCCGGCGGCGATTCAAGTAA
- a CDS encoding helix-turn-helix domain-containing protein, producing the protein MFYRRYTPPPPLSAFVDCMWYSEGFEGTHQRERLLPNGESGIVFDLREEQPVRNPVRIFNPQNDARFETFAPAIFCGARTDCFVIETSQQERVIGIQFRPGGAFPFLSMPASEVANATYSLDDIWPGQAASIRDALMNACDFRAMFSILERALLARLRNASPLHPAIAFAIARLARPSQSGENVRVGDIADRVGFSSRRFMELFRQQTGLAPKSFQRVRRFQRVLQTLRAESVENWADVAYRCGYYDQPHFIHDFRMFSGLTPGEYVAVATPHLNHVPLT; encoded by the coding sequence ATGTTCTACCGCCGCTACACTCCGCCACCTCCGCTGTCGGCCTTCGTCGACTGCATGTGGTATTCCGAGGGCTTTGAGGGTACCCATCAGCGCGAGCGGCTTCTGCCGAACGGCGAGTCGGGTATCGTCTTCGACCTGCGCGAGGAGCAGCCGGTTCGTAATCCGGTCCGGATATTCAACCCGCAAAACGACGCCCGATTCGAAACCTTCGCCCCGGCTATCTTCTGCGGAGCCCGGACTGACTGCTTTGTGATCGAAACCAGCCAGCAGGAGCGTGTCATCGGCATCCAGTTTAGGCCGGGCGGCGCGTTTCCCTTCCTCTCCATGCCCGCGTCTGAGGTTGCCAATGCGACTTACTCGCTGGACGACATCTGGCCGGGTCAGGCTGCGTCGATTCGCGATGCGCTGATGAACGCGTGCGATTTCCGAGCGATGTTTTCCATCCTCGAACGAGCGCTGCTGGCGCGGCTCAGAAACGCCTCGCCGTTGCATCCGGCGATCGCGTTTGCTATTGCTCGCCTGGCGAGGCCCAGTCAATCCGGTGAAAATGTGCGCGTAGGCGACATTGCCGATCGCGTGGGATTCAGCTCCCGCCGGTTTATGGAGCTTTTTCGCCAACAGACGGGACTGGCCCCGAAATCCTTTCAGCGCGTCAGGCGCTTTCAGCGTGTTCTGCAAACGCTGCGCGCCGAGTCGGTCGAGAATTGGGCTGATGTTGCGTATCGCTGCGGATACTACGATCAGCCGCATTTCATTCATGACTTCCGGATGTTTTCGGGGCTAACGCCGGGTGAGTATGTCGCCGTGGCTACGCCGCATCTGAATCATGTTCCGCTGACCTGA
- a CDS encoding M20/M25/M40 family metallo-hydrolase, with protein MLSRRLLFCLFAAILLPRQTLAAPTPAQAAHQYTAGHQSELIKQFSDFLAISNVAADPAGLKRNADLLVDELKKRGADAQLLSIPGAPSVVYGRIDVPGAKHTIVFYAHYDGQPVTPSEWTVTPPFMPVLREVDGSQRIYARSAGDDKAAIFAQLIALDALRGAGIPLRANIRFVWEGEEEAGSPHLEEILTAHRDLVHGDVFLVCDGPVDQSGKQTVVFGARGDAHLEVTLYGPHHGLHSGHYGNWAPNPAMMLAQLLAGMKDESGHVLIPHFYDGIAPLSSLEKQALERAPVNDHMLMDAFWLGHIDGSGAHLLDLINQPSLNVNGISSGQTGPHAANVIPPTATADLDLRLVVGIDWQKQQERVVDYVQSSGYFVVASEPTREILLAHPRVARIVHDPASYNAVRTPMDLPIAQEVIHAVEAARGDVVLLPTMGGSVPLGAMERAAQTRTITVPIANYDDNQHAANENLRLENLWDGVETMASLLQME; from the coding sequence ATGCTTTCAAGACGCCTTCTTTTCTGTCTGTTCGCTGCGATCCTGTTGCCGCGGCAGACGCTCGCTGCCCCAACCCCTGCGCAGGCAGCGCACCAATACACGGCCGGTCATCAGTCTGAGCTGATAAAACAGTTCAGCGACTTTCTGGCTATCTCGAATGTCGCTGCCGATCCGGCCGGCCTCAAGCGCAACGCTGACCTGTTGGTGGATGAACTGAAGAAACGCGGTGCGGACGCTCAACTGCTTTCGATACCCGGCGCACCGTCTGTCGTATATGGACGGATCGATGTTCCGGGCGCTAAACACACCATTGTTTTCTATGCCCATTACGATGGCCAGCCGGTGACTCCCTCGGAGTGGACGGTAACGCCGCCATTTATGCCGGTTCTACGAGAGGTCGACGGAAGCCAACGAATTTACGCGCGGTCTGCGGGAGACGACAAGGCGGCGATCTTCGCGCAGCTTATTGCCCTCGACGCGCTGCGCGGCGCTGGGATTCCGCTGCGCGCCAATATCCGCTTCGTCTGGGAAGGCGAAGAAGAGGCGGGATCGCCGCATCTGGAAGAGATCCTTACCGCGCATCGGGACCTTGTGCATGGCGATGTTTTTCTGGTCTGCGACGGACCGGTGGATCAGAGCGGAAAGCAGACGGTGGTTTTCGGCGCGCGCGGCGATGCCCATCTCGAAGTCACGCTTTATGGGCCTCATCACGGTCTGCACAGTGGCCACTACGGCAATTGGGCTCCGAATCCGGCGATGATGCTTGCCCAGTTGCTGGCTGGCATGAAGGATGAGTCAGGACATGTGCTGATTCCGCACTTCTATGACGGCATCGCGCCGTTATCCAGTCTGGAAAAACAGGCTCTCGAGCGCGCTCCGGTCAACGACCACATGCTCATGGACGCCTTCTGGCTGGGTCACATCGACGGCTCTGGAGCGCATCTGCTTGACCTCATCAACCAGCCGTCGCTGAATGTCAATGGAATCTCGTCCGGACAGACGGGCCCACATGCTGCGAATGTCATTCCGCCGACAGCGACCGCCGATCTGGATTTGCGACTTGTTGTCGGCATCGACTGGCAGAAGCAACAGGAGCGCGTGGTGGATTACGTCCAGTCTAGCGGCTATTTCGTGGTGGCGAGCGAGCCGACGCGCGAGATACTGCTGGCCCATCCCAGGGTCGCGCGCATTGTACACGATCCGGCCAGCTACAACGCTGTTCGCACACCGATGGATCTTCCGATTGCGCAGGAAGTAATTCATGCCGTGGAGGCTGCACGTGGCGACGTCGTACTGCTGCCGACGATGGGCGGCAGTGTGCCGCTGGGTGCAATGGAGCGGGCGGCGCAAACGCGTACCATCACTGTCCCAATTGCCAATTACGACGACAATCAGCACGCGGCGAACGAGAACCTGCGGCTTGAGAATCTCTGGGATGGTGTCGAGACGATGGCTTCGCTGTTGCAGATGGAGTAG